From Amycolatopsis sp. WQ 127309:
GGCGCCGCGCAGTGGGCCGCCTTCGGCGCGCTGTTCACCGGCAGCCCGGTGGTGTTCGTGCCGCGCTTCGACGCGCACGAGGTGTGGAAAGCCGTGCAAGAGCACAAGGTCCAGGTGCTCACGATCGTCGGGGACGCCATGGCGCGCCCGCTCATCGAGGCCTTCCGCGAGGGCGACTACGACGCGTCGTCGCTCGTCGCGGTCTCGAGCCACGCCGCGCTGTTCTCGCAGTCGGTCAAGCAGGAGTTCGTCGCGCTCGTGCCGAACGCCGTCATCACCGACGCGATCGGCTCGTCCGAAAGCGGTTTCACCGGGATCGGCATGGTGGGCAAGGACTCCGACCACAGCGCCGGCCCGCGCGTCAGCTTCGGCAAGGACGCCATCCTGCTCGACGACGACGGCCACCTCGTCGAGCCGAAGGCCGGCGCGATCGGGCTGATCGGCCGCCGCGGGCACGTTCCGCTCGGCTACTACGGCGACCCCGAGAAGAGCAAGACGATCTTCGTCGACATCGGCGACGTCCGGTACGTCGTCCCCGGCGACTACGCGCGCTACGAAGAGGACGGCACGGTCACGCTGCTCGGCCGCGGCTCCCAGTGCGTCAACACCGGCGGCGAAAAGGTCTACCCCGAAGAGGTCGAAGGGGCGCTGAAGTCCCATCCCGACGTCTTCGACGCGCTGGTCATCGGCATCCCCGACGAGCGGACCGGCCAGCGCGTCGCCGCCGTCATCCAGCTCCGGGAGGGCGCCGAGCCGGACCTCGCCGGGATCGACGAGCACGTCCGCCACGAGGTCGCCGGGTACAAGGTGCCGCGCACCGTGTGGCTGACGGCCGAGATCGGCCGCTCGCCGAGCGGCAAACCGGACTACCCGTGGGCCCAGCGCTACGCGGCCGAGCACGACCCGGCCACGACCCAGCCCGTCTGAGGAGGAACACGAGTGCGGACATCGCTGTGCGACCGGCTCGGCATCGACCTGCCGATCGTCGGGTTCACGCCCTCGGAGCACGTCGCCGCGGCGCTGAGCCGCGCCGGCGGGCTCGGGGTGCTCGGCTGCGTCCGGTTCAACGACGCGGCCGAGCTCGACCGGGTGCTCACCTGGATGGACGAGAACACCGGCGGCAAGCCCTACGGCGTCGACATCGTCATGCCGGCGAAGATCCCCGCCGAGGGCACGCAGGTCGACCTCGCCAAGATGATCCCGGACGGCCACCGCGAGTTCGTCGACCGCGTGCTGCGCGACCTCGCGGTGCCGCCGCTGCCGGACGACACCGACGAACGCGCGGGCGTGCTGGGCTGGCTGCACTCGGTCGCCCGGTCGCACGTCGAGGTCGCGCTCGACCACCCGATCAAGCTGATCGCGAACGCGCTGGGCTCGCCGCCACCCGACGTCATCGCCCAGTGCCACGACCGCGGCATCCCGGTCGCCGCGCTCGCCGGGAAGGCCCAGCACGCGGTCCGGCACGTCGAGAACGGCGTCGACTTCGTGGTCGCGCAGGGTTACGAAGCCGGCGGGCACACCGGCGAGATCGCGTCGATGGTGCTGGTGCCGGAGATCGTCGACGCCGTCGACGTGCCGGTGCTCGCCGCCGGCGGGATCGGGTCCGGCCGCCAGGTCGCCGCGGCGCTCGCGCTCGGCGCGTCCGGCGTCTGGATGGGCTCGTACTGGCTCGCCACCGAGGAGTACCTGCAGACGATGGGCGAGTCGGCGGCGATGCAGCAGGCACTGGTCGCGGCGACGTCGTCCGACACCGTCCGCACGCGGATCTACACCGGCAAGCCGGCGCGGCTGCTGAAGACGCGCTGGACGGAGGCGTGGGCCGCGGCGGACGCGCCCGAGCCGTTGCCGATGCCGTTGCAGAACCTGCTGGTCTCCCACGCGCACAACCGGATCCACGCGGCGAGCGACCCGACGGTGGTGTCGATGCCGGTCGGCCAGATCGTCGGCCGGATGAACGGCGTCCGCCCGGTCGCCGACGTCGTCGCGGACCTGGTGACCGGCTACGAAGCCGCACTGTCCCGTTTGGACAAGACCCGCTGAAAGCCGTGAAGGCCTCCTTACCGGCCATAAGAGCCGGTAAGGAGGCCTTCACGGCTTTGGACTAGAGGGAAGCGGCGGCCGCGGCGATCTTCGACGCGAACGTGCTCACCTCGGTGTAGACGCCGGGGGCGTGCGGCCGGGCGCAGCCGTCACCCCAGCTGACGATGCCGACCTGGATCCAGGCGTTGTTGTTGTCCCGGCGGAACATCGGGCCGCCGGAGTCACCCTGGCAGGTGTCGACGCCGCCCGCGCTCAGGTTGCCCGCGCAGATCTCCGCGCTCGGGATCAGGTCGGGGTAGCTGCCGCCCTGGGCGGCGCAGGTGCTGTCGGCCACGAACGGGACGGTCGCCTTCAGCAGGTAACGCTGCTGAGCACCACCCTCGGTCGCCGCGCCCCAGCCGGCCACGGTGAACGTGCCGGTGTTGTAGGTCGACGTCGACGCGATCGGCAGCGTCGAGAGGCCGGTGACCGGGCTCGCGAGCTTGATCAGCGCCCAGTCGCCGCCGGTCGAGGTGCCGTAGGTGGGGGACTGGTAGACGTAGGTCGACTTGATCTTCTTGGCGCTCGTGCTGTTGAGGTCGACCACGCCGACCGTCGCCGTGATCGACGTGTTCGAGCCGGTGCGGCTGACGCAGTGCGCGGCCGTCAGCACGATCTGGTTGGTGTAGAGCGCGCCGCCGCAGCCCATGGAAAGCCGCACCATGAACGGGAATTCGCCCTGGGCGGCCCGGGTTCCGCCGACGACGTCGGTGGACGGCGGCTGGGCGGCGGTGGCGATCGCCGGGGTGGCGAACGACGCGGCCGCGGCGACGGCCGCTACGGCGGTGGTGACGTTTCTGAGCAGGGTGAACCAGCGCTTGGGAGCCAAGGGGATCAGTCCTTCCAGTGTCCACAAAGGAAGCGGTTGCCGACGGCGGCCCCACGACTACACCAGGTGTCCGCACACCCGGACAACCGACTTTCTTCGGATGTTTCGGGCGGTTGGGTGATTTCTCACCGGCGGATCCGGCGAACGCCGTAGGCCGACGCGCCCAGCACCAGCACGCCACCGCCGATCAGCACCGACTTCCAGGGCAGGCTGAAGGCCAGCACCACGCACCCGACCAGGCCGACGACAGCGACCCAGCGTGACGAACGCAGCGTCAGCGCCGCCGCGTTCGCGACCGCGTAGTAGCTCAAGACGGCGAAGGACGAGAAGCCGATCGCGGCGCGCAGGTCGAGCGTCGCCGCGAGCACGGCGACGACCAGGCCGACGGCCAGTTCGGCCCGGTGCGGCACGCCGTAGCGCGGGTGCACGGCGGCGAGGAACCGGGGGAGGTGGCCGTCGCGGCTCATCGCGAGGGTCGTGCGCGAGACGCCGAGGACGAGCGCGAGCAGCGAACCGAGCGCCGCCAGCGTCGCGCCGACGCGGACGACCGGCGCGAACCAGCCCGGGACGGCGGCCGCGATCGGGTCCGGACTCGCGGCGAGCGCGGCCGGGCCGAGCCGGACGAGCAGCAGCACCGCGAGCGCCGCGTAGACGACCAGGGTGACGCCCAGGGCGATCGGGATGGCGCGCGGAATGGTGCGAGCGGGGTCGCGGACCTCCTCACCGAGCGTCGCGAGCCGCGCGTAGCCCGCGAAGGCGAAGAAGAGCAGCCCGGCCGCTTCGAGGATCCCGCCGGTGCCGGGCCAGGCGACGAGCGGCCCGCCCGCGTGCGGCCCGGCACCCATCGTCACCGCCGCGACGGTGAGCACGAGCAGCGTGCCCGTCACGATCACCCGCGTCGCCAGCGCCGAGCGGTGGACGCCGAAGTAGTTGACGGCGGTGAGCGCGGCGACCACCGCGACGGCGAGGAGGCTCCGCCACGGTTGCCCGAGCCCGGGTGCGGCGTACGCGACGACGGTCAGCGCCATCGCCGCGCAACTGGCCGTCTTGCCGGTGACGAATCCCCAGCCGGCGAGGTAGCCCCAGAATTCACCGAGCCTTTCCCGGCCGTATACGTAGGTTCCGCCGGATTCCGGATGAATCGCCGCGAGCCGCGCCGAAGACGTCGCATTGCAGTACGCCACGACGGCCGCGACGACCAGCGCGGGCAGCAACCCGGCCCCCGCGGCGTGCGCCGCCGGCGCGAACGCGGCGAACACGCCGGCGCCGATCATCGAGCCCAGGCCCAGGAAAACGGCGTCGGCGAGGCCGAGCCGGCGAGTCAGTGGTGCCGGGCGCATCCGGGTGATCCTCCGTGTGTCGGCCGTGTTACGCGCCACAGCCAACCACGGCGTCGGCGTGAGGCAATAGGGTCGATTCCGTGCCTGCCCCTTCGCGTTATTCCCGCCTGTCCGCCGACGGTCCCGTGCTCGACGGGATTCCCGAGCACGGCCGTGTCCCGCGTTACTACGCGGTCAAAGTCGAACTGCTGGCGGTGATCGCGGAACTCGGCGAAGGCTCGGTGCTGCCCACGGAACGGGAGCTGTGCGAGCGGTTCGAGGTGTCGCGGGCGACGGTGCGGCAGGCGGTCAGCGAGCTGGTTCTCGAAGGCAAGCTCAGCCGGCGGCAGGGGAGCGGCACGTACGTCGCCGGCCCGAAGCTCATCCAGCCGCTGGCCCTGGTCAGCTACACCGAGGGCCTGCGGCGCCAGGGCATCCGCCCCGGCCGCAACGTGGTGACGCTGGAGCGGCGCGTCGCCGGCAGCGCGCTGGCGGCCGACCTGCAGGTCACGTCGGACGCCGAGGTGATCCACATCGAGCGCGTCCTGCTGGCCGACGAGGAACGCGTCGGCCTGGAGTCGACATATCTCCTCGCGTCCCGGTTTCCGACGCTCATGGACGTCTTCGACCCGGAGCAGTCCCTGTACGCGTGCTTGAGCCAGCGGCTCGGCGTGGTCTTCGACGGCGCCGAGGAGCGCGTCGAGACGGTGCTCGCCACCCCGCGCGAGGCGCTGCTGATCGGGACGAACCCGGCCCTGCCGATGCTGCTGATGCACCGCGTGTCGTGGGGCCCGGACGGCGCCCCGTTCGAGCGGGTCCGCTCGCTGTACCGCGGCGACCGGCTGAGCTTCATGACCCGCCTGGGCCGCGTGGACTGACCTGCCGCGTGGACTGACCTGCTGCGCGGACTGACCTGCTGCGTCGCTCGGGCGGCTGTCCTGCGCGGAGGTCTACCGATCGAAGTCGGCCGCACCCACGCGAGTTCGCGGCCGCCGCGCCCCCCTAAACGTCCCCCACCCTCTCCGGGGGGCGTCCCCAGTCCATCGTATCGGGGGCATCCGACGAGAAGCCGGAAATGTGTGCTGCCGGGCCTCGTTGTCCACATCACGGCCTGGCTGTGGACAACCGGCTCGAGTGATGTTCTGTCCGGTGAGCCTGACGCGGCTGCTCGACATCTCCCGGCGCTCGCTGGGCTCGCTGGGCTCGCTGGGCTCGCTGGGCTCGCTGGGCTCGCTGGGCTCGCTGGGCTCGCCGGGCTCGCCGGGCTCGCTGGGCTCGCCGGGCTCGCCGGGCTCGCCGGGCTCGCCGGCGTGATGGTAACAGAACGGTAACTCATCCGGTCCAATATTCGGTGGCGCTTCACGCTGTGTTCGCCGTCGGGACAGTCGCCGTTGGCGCGTGGCCGCGAGCGTGTGCGGCGTGCGAATCCTCATCGTGGGCGGTGGCGTGCTCGGCACGCTGCACGCCTGGCAGGCCGTCGAACGCGGCCACGACGTCGTCCAGCTCGAACGTGAACCCGAGGCCCGGGGCGCGTCCGTGCGCAACTTCGGCCTGGTCTGGGTCGGGGGCCGGGCCACCGGCGCCGAACTGGGCACCGCGCTGCGGGCGCGGGCGCTGTGGGAGCGGATCGGCGAGCGTGTCCCGGGGCTCGGCTTCCGTGCGAACGGCTCGCTGACCGTCGTCCGGACCGCGGCCGAGCTCGCGGTGGCGCGGGAGGTGGCCGCGGGTGCGGAAGCCGCCGATCGCGGGTACAAGCTGCTCGACGCCGCCGAGACCAAGGCGCTGAATCCGGCGCTGCGCGGGGACTTCCTCGGCGCGCTCTGGTGCGATCGCGACGCCGCCGTCGAACCCCGCGTCGCCCAGCCCGCCCTGCGCGCCGAACTCACCCGCAGTGGCCGCTACACCTGGCGACCCGGCCGCGAGGTCCGGCACCTGA
This genomic window contains:
- a CDS encoding acyl-CoA synthetase; the encoded protein is MALNIADLLEHAVDAVPERVAVVCGDRRVTFAELEARANRLAHHLAAHGVGRGSHIGVYSRNSIEALEAMIAAYKLRAIAVNVNYRYVHGELAYLFTDADLVALVHERSYSDKVRAVLPEAPKLKHVVVVEDGSDGDFGSYGGVEYEAALKEQSPDRDFEERSNDDLYILYTGGTTGYPKGVLWRHEDIWRALGGGINFVTGEYVPDEWTLAEQGKSGSLTRLPAAPLIHGAAQWAAFGALFTGSPVVFVPRFDAHEVWKAVQEHKVQVLTIVGDAMARPLIEAFREGDYDASSLVAVSSHAALFSQSVKQEFVALVPNAVITDAIGSSESGFTGIGMVGKDSDHSAGPRVSFGKDAILLDDDGHLVEPKAGAIGLIGRRGHVPLGYYGDPEKSKTIFVDIGDVRYVVPGDYARYEEDGTVTLLGRGSQCVNTGGEKVYPEEVEGALKSHPDVFDALVIGIPDERTGQRVAAVIQLREGAEPDLAGIDEHVRHEVAGYKVPRTVWLTAEIGRSPSGKPDYPWAQRYAAEHDPATTQPV
- a CDS encoding nitronate monooxygenase family protein; protein product: MRTSLCDRLGIDLPIVGFTPSEHVAAALSRAGGLGVLGCVRFNDAAELDRVLTWMDENTGGKPYGVDIVMPAKIPAEGTQVDLAKMIPDGHREFVDRVLRDLAVPPLPDDTDERAGVLGWLHSVARSHVEVALDHPIKLIANALGSPPPDVIAQCHDRGIPVAALAGKAQHAVRHVENGVDFVVAQGYEAGGHTGEIASMVLVPEIVDAVDVPVLAAGGIGSGRQVAAALALGASGVWMGSYWLATEEYLQTMGESAAMQQALVAATSSDTVRTRIYTGKPARLLKTRWTEAWAAADAPEPLPMPLQNLLVSHAHNRIHAASDPTVVSMPVGQIVGRMNGVRPVADVVADLVTGYEAALSRLDKTR
- a CDS encoding trypsin-like serine protease — translated: MAPKRWFTLLRNVTTAVAAVAAAASFATPAIATAAQPPSTDVVGGTRAAQGEFPFMVRLSMGCGGALYTNQIVLTAAHCVSRTGSNTSITATVGVVDLNSTSAKKIKSTYVYQSPTYGTSTGGDWALIKLASPVTGLSTLPIASTSTYNTGTFTVAGWGAATEGGAQQRYLLKATVPFVADSTCAAQGGSYPDLIPSAEICAGNLSAGGVDTCQGDSGGPMFRRDNNNAWIQVGIVSWGDGCARPHAPGVYTEVSTFASKIAAAAASL
- a CDS encoding APC family permease; translation: MRPAPLTRRLGLADAVFLGLGSMIGAGVFAAFAPAAHAAGAGLLPALVVAAVVAYCNATSSARLAAIHPESGGTYVYGRERLGEFWGYLAGWGFVTGKTASCAAMALTVVAYAAPGLGQPWRSLLAVAVVAALTAVNYFGVHRSALATRVIVTGTLLVLTVAAVTMGAGPHAGGPLVAWPGTGGILEAAGLLFFAFAGYARLATLGEEVRDPARTIPRAIPIALGVTLVVYAALAVLLLVRLGPAALAASPDPIAAAVPGWFAPVVRVGATLAALGSLLALVLGVSRTTLAMSRDGHLPRFLAAVHPRYGVPHRAELAVGLVVAVLAATLDLRAAIGFSSFAVLSYYAVANAAALTLRSSRWVAVVGLVGCVVLAFSLPWKSVLIGGGVLVLGASAYGVRRIRR
- a CDS encoding GntR family transcriptional regulator; the encoded protein is MPAPSRYSRLSADGPVLDGIPEHGRVPRYYAVKVELLAVIAELGEGSVLPTERELCERFEVSRATVRQAVSELVLEGKLSRRQGSGTYVAGPKLIQPLALVSYTEGLRRQGIRPGRNVVTLERRVAGSALAADLQVTSDAEVIHIERVLLADEERVGLESTYLLASRFPTLMDVFDPEQSLYACLSQRLGVVFDGAEERVETVLATPREALLIGTNPALPMLLMHRVSWGPDGAPFERVRSLYRGDRLSFMTRLGRVD